In the genome of Streptomyces sp. NBC_00433, the window GCGCGCTGCCGGTGGAGATCGCCGCGGTGGTGTCCAACCACACCGACTTCCGCGAGCTGGTCGGCTCGTACGGCGTCCCCTTCCACCACATCCCGGTCACCCGCGACACCAAGGCCGAGGCCGAGGCGCAGGTGCTCGACCTGGTGCGCGCCGAAGGCGTGGAGCTGGTGGTGCTCGCCCGCTACATGCAGGTGCTGTCCGACAACCTGTGCCGGGAGCTGTCGGGGAGGATCATCAACATCCACCACTCCTTCCTGCCGAGCTTCAAGGGCGCCAAGCCCTACCACCAGGCGCACGACCGGGGCGTGAAGCTGATCGGCGCGACCGCGCACTACGTGACGGCCGACCTCGACGAGGGGCCGATCATCGAGCAGGAGGTCGAGCGGGTCGGCCACGAGGTCACCCCCGAGCACCTGGTCGCCATCGGGCGCGACGTGGAGTGCCAGGCGCTGGCCCGCGCGGTGAAGTGGCACAGCGAGCACCGGGTGCTGCTCAACGGCCGCCGTACGGTCGTCTTCGCCTGAGCCTGGCGGTCCGGTGGCCCGGCCCGACCCGGCCCTTCGGCTTCGGTGACCGGTCCGAGGCCGCTCAGAGGCGGGACAGCGACGCCGTGGCGTAGAGCACGTCCCTGATCACGTCACGGTCGCCCTGCTGGCCGAAGGCGATCCGCTCCGGCTCCAGATGGCCCGCGGCCAGCTGGCAGAATTCCACGCCGTCCAGCGCCACATGGGCCACCGCGTGCTCCTTCGAGGCGACCGCGCCCGGCGAGTCGAGCGGCAGATACCACTTGCCGCCGCCCGCGCCCTCGATCTCCAGCAGCAGCGAACGCCCCGGCGCCCCCGCGTCCGCGAGCCGCCCGGCGGAGTCGGCGAGCCCGCCCCTGCGCCGGTCGGCGATCGCGGCGGGCAGCATCCTGGCCGCCAGGTCGATCATCCGGTTCAGATTGCGCGGCGCGGGCGGCCCGTAGGGATATGCCACGGCCTCGGCAATGTCCCACGCGTGGATCCAGCACTCGAAAGCGCGGTCCACGAAGGCGTCCTGCAGCGGCAGCCTGAACGACCCGTAGTCGACGCCGACTCCGGCGGCACCGCCACCCGCGAAGGACACCGTACGCAGCAGGTTGTGGCTCTGCCCGCGCCACACGTCGCGGAATTCCGCGCCAATTGCCGAGCCTGAGCCCGGGTCCCCGTCCTTGCCTGCGCCGTCACGCCGCGCCGCCCACAGCGCCTCGGTGCGCCGCACCGGGTCGAGCGGCAGGTCCAGCCCCGCCCCGCCCTCCGCGTCCGGCAGGTCGAGGGCGACCGCGACCAGGCCGTCCACCGTGGTGAGATGGGCGATGACCTGGCCGATGGTGACCTTCCTGCTCACCGGGGCGCCGTCGTACCACCGCAGTTCGACCTGCTCCTGCCAGTAGCTCTCGCCGAGGTCGCGCAGCAGCGCGTCCAGCCGGGCGGCCTCCGCGTCGTAAGGCCCCGCCCAGTCCGGCACCGGGATACGGGGCGGGCGGCGGCCCAGGCACCCTTCGAGCACCCGGGCCCGCAGCAGCGGGTCGAGGTCGAGGCTCTCCTCGCGGTGCAGCAGGCCCACCGCGTCGCGCAGCCGCAGCGCCTCGTCGGCGCACGCGGCGCAGTCGGTGAGGTGCACCTCGACGGCCAGCGACTCGTCGCGCGAGCACACCGCAAGCGCCCAGGCGCCGAGCAGCGCCTTCAATGTGGCGTGGTCGTACAGCGGCAGCCGGGGCTGCGGCGCTTCCGGCACCGGGGTGGGCACAGCGGGCAGCGGTACGCCCGACGCGCCGGGCTCGGGGACCGGGAGCGGACTGCCGGACTGGTCGCGCTGGTTCGGCACCCGGGGAGTGCCGTCACCCTCACCCGGCGGGCCGTCACCGTTGCGGTGGGCGGGGCCGCTCACGGCCGGCCCCGGCGGCCCTGGCCGCGGGCGTCGAACGGGTCGGGCGCGTCGCCCCGCTCCAGCGGGCGGACTTCCTGGCGGTCGGCCGGGTCCATCGCCGTGGACAGCAGTTGCAGGCCGAGCCGCAGCCGGCGGCGCGACTCGTCGGCGCTCACCCCGAGGCCGGCGGCCGCGTCGCGGTAGTCCAGGCGTCTGCGGTAGGCCAGTTCGAGCGCGTCGCGCAGCGGCGCGGGCATCGACGTGACGATGAAGTCGGCGCGGGCCGCGGTGTTGGCCTCGCGGACCCTGGCCTCGACCTCGCCGGGCGTGGAGCGCCCACGGCTCTCGTACTGCCGCAGCCGGTGCACCGCCTGGCTCTGGGTGAGCGCGGCGATCCAGGACCGCAGCGAGCCGTGCTTGGGGTCGTAGTCGTCCGGATTCTCCCAGATGTAGCCGAAGACCTCGCGGGTGATCAGGTCGGCCGCCCCGTCGTCGTCGAGGACCCGGTGGGCCAGGTTGTGCACGAGCGAGGCGTAGCGGTCGTAGAGTTCGCCGAGGGCGGCCTCCTCGCCGCGCGCGAGCCGCTGCTGCATCTTGCGGTCCCAGCGCGGCAGTGCGGGTGTCGCCATCTGCCGCCCCCTCGCTCCTCGGCCGCCTCACCGGCCAGGTGGTCGCTGTCTTCGACCGTACCCGCCACCCGCTGGGGCATGCGCCCCTTTGCACCAACCTGGCCCCTCATGTGATCGGTTCTGGCGGTCTGTTATTGGGGTGTGACCGGAAGATTGCAGAGTTACGGCTGGGAACGGGCATAGGGTCGTTGTGATGATGATCCTGAACCCGACAGCGAGGCGAGGTGCGGTCCCGTGCTGGTGACCCGGGCCGAGCAAGACGGCTGGGCGGTGGTGACGGTCGCGGGCGAGATGGACCTCATCTCGTCGCCCGCGGTGAGGCAGAAGGTCCATGACGCGGTCGCCGAGGGGCGCCGCAGCGTGGTGCTCGACCTGGCCGATGTGCGCTTCTGCGACTCCAGCGGGGTGGGTGTGCTGATCGGCGCCCGCCGGCTGATGCGGTCCTGCGCCGGACGGCTGCGGATCGTGCTGCCCGAGGAGGGCGCGGCCGCCGGCGACGGCGCGCACGTCAACCGGGTGCTCGCCGCGCTCGGGGTGCGCCGGCTGTTCGAGGTCTTCCCCGACCTGGCCGCGGCCACCGACGACGCCGCCCAGCCGTTGAGCGCCTGAGCGGCCGCCGCGACCCGTCCGCGCCGTCCGATCACGGAGCGTCCGCACGGAGTTGTGTCCGATGCGTGACTTGTTACGCGGTGGAGTCGGTGTCCGCCTCGGGTACGCTCCATCGGGTGCGCGTACGTTCAAGGCCGCTCGGAAGTACCGCCCGGAACAGCCGGGTGGTGCCCAGGCCTGGGCGTTTCGTGTTCCGCCCGATGCGCCGCACAGTATGCAGCACCCGCGGTCCATTGCGCCGGAATATGACGGAAGCGCTTGTTCCAGTGACTGTCGGTCGATCATGCTGTGTGCAGTCGGGATCACGCACGGTGATCCCGGGCAGGCGTGAGGCCTTGTGTCCGCCGGTTCGGATGGTGTGATCAGTGCAGATGCTGCAGGTGCAACTGGAGGTCGGCGTGGACCCCGCGGAGGTGGGGCGGGCGCGCCGCTGGGCGAGGTCCCGGCTGGTCGGATCCGGAATAGGTGCCGATGAGCCGGTCGCCGAGACTCTGATCCTGCTCATCTCGGAACTGGTCACCAACGCGGTGGTGCACACCGGCTGCCCCGCGGTGCTGCGGATGCTCTTCCCCGCCGCCCCCGCCGCACCGGTACGCGTCGAGGTCGCCGACACCAGCGTGACCCCGCCGGCCCCGCGGCATGCCCAGCGCGACGAGACCGGCGGTCGCGGGCTCGAACTCGTCGACGGCCTCGCCGACCGCTGGGGCTGGCAGCCCGAGGGTGCGGGCAAGCAGATCTGGTGCGAGGTCGACCGCGCCGCCGCCCTGCGCTGACCCCGACCGCCGACGACCCGAATTCCGACCCGCTCGCCCGCCTGGCCGTGCCGTCCGTGCTCAGCCGCGTCCGGTCAGCCGCGCCCGGACGGCTGGAAGGTCCGGCGGTAGGCGGTCGGTGACACCCCGAGCGTCACCTGGAGATGCTGCCGCATGGAGGCACCGGTGCCGAAACCGGCCCTCCTGGCGATCAGGTCCACGCTCAGGTCGGTCGACTCCAGCAACTGCCTGGCCAGTTCGACCCGCTGCTGCGTCAGCCAGCGGCCCGCGCTCATCCCCACCTCCTCCCGGAAGCGCCGGGTGAAGGTGCGTACGCTCATCGACTCCCGCTCGGCCAACTGCCGCAGCGTCAGCGGCTGGTCCAGCCGGTCGAGCGCCCACGACCTGGCCCGCTCGGTACTGGCCAGCTGCGGCTCCGGCAGCGGCCGGTGGATGTACTGCGCCTGCCCGCCCTCGCGGTGCGGCGGCACCACGGTGCGGCGGGACACCGAGTTCGCGACCGCCGTCCCGCAGTCCCTGCGCACGATGTGCAGGCACAGGTCGATACCCGCGGCCACCCCAGCCGAGGTCAGCACGTCCCCGTCGTCCACGTAGAGCACGTCGGGGTCGACCCTGACCCGTGGGAAGAGCCGCTGGAAGTGGTCGGCGCTGGTCCAGTGCGTGGTCGCCGGCCGGCCGTCCAGCAGGCCGGCGGCGGCCAGCAGATACGAACCGGTGCAGATCGACACCACCCGTGTGCCTGGCCTGATCGCCGCGAAGACGCGCCGCAGCGGCTCGGTGAGCACCCCTTCGGTGAAGACCGTCCCCAGCTCGTGGGACGCGGGCACGACCACGGTGTCGGCCTGGGCCAGCGCCTCCACCCCGTGCCGCACCACGATCGAGAAGTCGGCGTCGGTCCGCACCTCGCCGGGCTCGACGCTGCACGTCACGATCTCGTACAGCGGCGCACCGCCCTCGGTGGCCTTGGCGGAACCGAAGATGCGCAGCGGGATGCCCAGTTCGAACGGGATGACCCCGTCCATCGCGAACACCGCGACACGGTGCCGTTCCGGGTGCCGGAAGACCTCGGCGGAGGCTCCGGCGCCGGATGCGGCCGCGGGCAGCCGGTCCGCGCGCAGCGGCTGTACAGGCGGCGGGTCTGCGGGGGCGGGCGGCGGCAGCGGGGACGGGACGGCCATGGCCCGATTCTTGCATATCGTGGCCATCGGGCCACTCGCCGCCTCGCACGGGCCGCCGGACACTGATCACGTGACGCAGACATCTCAAGTTCCCGCGCCCGCCACCGGCGGTGTCCCCGCCGCCCCCACCGGCCGCCGACCGCGCCTGCACCGCGCCTGGGTCGTCGCCGCCGTCACCTTCGTGACGCTCATCGGTTCTGCCGCATTCGCCTCCCTCCCGGGTCTGCTGATCGACCCGCTGCACTCCGAATTCGGTTGGTCGCGGGGCATGATCGGCCTGGCAGTGTCGATCAACCTCGCGCTGTACGGGATCACCGCTCCTTTCGCCGCCGCGCTGATGGACCGGTTCGGCATCCGACGGGTCGTCGTCTGCGCCCTGCTGACGATCGCGCTGGGCGCGGGGCTGACCGTCTCCATGACGCAGGTCTGGCAACTCATCCTGTGCTGGGGCGTCCTGGTCGGCCTCGGCAGCGGGTCCATGGCCCTCGCCTTCGCCGCCACCGTCACCAACCGGTGGTTCGTCGCCCGCCGCGGCCTGGTCACCGGCATCCTCACCGCGGCAGGCGCGGCGGGGCAGCTGGTCTTCCTGCCGCTGCTGTCCTGGATCACCGAGAACCACGGCTGGCGGCCGGCCGCCGCGATCGTGGCAGCCGCCGCGGTCGCCGTCGTCCCCTTCGTCTGGTTCCTGCTGCGCGACCACCCCGCCGACGTCGGCCTGGCCCCTTACGGCGCCCCGCAGTTCGTTCCCAAGCCGCCGCCCGCCGGCGGTACGGCGACCCGTGCGCTGCGGGCGCTGCGCGACGCCTCGCGCACGGGCACCTTCTGGCTGCTCGCGGGCTCGTTCGCGATCTGCGGGGCCTCCACCAACGGCCTGGTCAAGACGCACTTCGTGCCCGCCGCCCACGACCACGGCATGCCCGTGACGGCCGCCGCCTCCCTGCTCGCCGTCATCGGCGTCTTCGACATCGCGGGCACGGTGGCCTCCGGATGGTTCACCGACCGCATGTCGCCGCGACGGCTGCTGGCCGTCTACTACGGCCTGCGCGGAATCTCGCTCATGTTCCTCCCCATGCTGCTCGCCGACAGCGTCCACCCGCCGATGGTGCTGTTCATCGTCTTCTACGGCCTCGACTGGGTCGCCACGGTGCCGCCGACGATCGCCCTGTGCCGCGAGCACTACGGCGAGAACAGCGCGATCGTCTTCGGATGGGTGCTGGCAGCCCACCAGATCGGTGCCGCGCTCGTCGCCTTCCTCGGCGGTGTGGCCCGTGATGCGTTCGGTTCGTACGACGTCGTCTGGTACACCTCCGGTGCGTTGTGCGCGGTGGCCGCGCTGATGTCCCTGGTGATCCGCCGGCGGCCGGCCGTCGCGCCTGCCGCGATGCCGGTCGTCGTGTGAACGGACCGCCGCCCGCCCCCGGTTCCGCATCCGCCGACGATCACTCGCACGAGTGATCGAGTCCCGTATCGCCGCAGGTCACCGGCGGACGCGGGACGCCGCCTTGGCGATCCGGACGGCGTCGATCGCCATCTCGCGGAACATCCCGCTGATCGGGTTGGTGAAGCCGGTGAAGAACAGTCCGGG includes:
- a CDS encoding RNA polymerase subunit sigma-70 encodes the protein MATPALPRWDRKMQQRLARGEEAALGELYDRYASLVHNLAHRVLDDDGAADLITREVFGYIWENPDDYDPKHGSLRSWIAALTQSQAVHRLRQYESRGRSTPGEVEARVREANTAARADFIVTSMPAPLRDALELAYRRRLDYRDAAAGLGVSADESRRRLRLGLQLLSTAMDPADRQEVRPLERGDAPDPFDARGQGRRGRP
- the purU gene encoding formyltetrahydrofolate deformylase, which encodes MNEQPSQPPVEPQYVLTLSCPDKQGIVHAVSSYLFMTGCNIVDSQQFGDRDTGLFFMRVHFAAEPPVDVDKLRASFAAIADAYHMDWRIHPSAERMRIVLMVSKFGHCLNDLLFRTSIGALPVEIAAVVSNHTDFRELVGSYGVPFHHIPVTRDTKAEAEAQVLDLVRAEGVELVVLARYMQVLSDNLCRELSGRIINIHHSFLPSFKGAKPYHQAHDRGVKLIGATAHYVTADLDEGPIIEQEVERVGHEVTPEHLVAIGRDVECQALARAVKWHSEHRVLLNGRRTVVFA
- a CDS encoding MFS transporter, encoding MTQTSQVPAPATGGVPAAPTGRRPRLHRAWVVAAVTFVTLIGSAAFASLPGLLIDPLHSEFGWSRGMIGLAVSINLALYGITAPFAAALMDRFGIRRVVVCALLTIALGAGLTVSMTQVWQLILCWGVLVGLGSGSMALAFAATVTNRWFVARRGLVTGILTAAGAAGQLVFLPLLSWITENHGWRPAAAIVAAAAVAVVPFVWFLLRDHPADVGLAPYGAPQFVPKPPPAGGTATRALRALRDASRTGTFWLLAGSFAICGASTNGLVKTHFVPAAHDHGMPVTAAASLLAVIGVFDIAGTVASGWFTDRMSPRRLLAVYYGLRGISLMFLPMLLADSVHPPMVLFIVFYGLDWVATVPPTIALCREHYGENSAIVFGWVLAAHQIGAALVAFLGGVARDAFGSYDVVWYTSGALCAVAALMSLVIRRRPAVAPAAMPVVV
- a CDS encoding helix-turn-helix domain-containing protein, giving the protein MAVPSPLPPPAPADPPPVQPLRADRLPAAASGAGASAEVFRHPERHRVAVFAMDGVIPFELGIPLRIFGSAKATEGGAPLYEIVTCSVEPGEVRTDADFSIVVRHGVEALAQADTVVVPASHELGTVFTEGVLTEPLRRVFAAIRPGTRVVSICTGSYLLAAAGLLDGRPATTHWTSADHFQRLFPRVRVDPDVLYVDDGDVLTSAGVAAGIDLCLHIVRRDCGTAVANSVSRRTVVPPHREGGQAQYIHRPLPEPQLASTERARSWALDRLDQPLTLRQLAERESMSVRTFTRRFREEVGMSAGRWLTQQRVELARQLLESTDLSVDLIARRAGFGTGASMRQHLQVTLGVSPTAYRRTFQPSGRG
- a CDS encoding STAS domain-containing protein, translated to MTRAEQDGWAVVTVAGEMDLISSPAVRQKVHDAVAEGRRSVVLDLADVRFCDSSGVGVLIGARRLMRSCAGRLRIVLPEEGAAAGDGAHVNRVLAALGVRRLFEVFPDLAAATDDAAQPLSA
- a CDS encoding MDMPI N domain containing protein, which gives rise to MSGPAHRNGDGPPGEGDGTPRVPNQRDQSGSPLPVPEPGASGVPLPAVPTPVPEAPQPRLPLYDHATLKALLGAWALAVCSRDESLAVEVHLTDCAACADEALRLRDAVGLLHREESLDLDPLLRARVLEGCLGRRPPRIPVPDWAGPYDAEAARLDALLRDLGESYWQEQVELRWYDGAPVSRKVTIGQVIAHLTTVDGLVAVALDLPDAEGGAGLDLPLDPVRRTEALWAARRDGAGKDGDPGSGSAIGAEFRDVWRGQSHNLLRTVSFAGGGAAGVGVDYGSFRLPLQDAFVDRAFECWIHAWDIAEAVAYPYGPPAPRNLNRMIDLAARMLPAAIADRRRGGLADSAGRLADAGAPGRSLLLEIEGAGGGKWYLPLDSPGAVASKEHAVAHVALDGVEFCQLAAGHLEPERIAFGQQGDRDVIRDVLYATASLSRL
- a CDS encoding ATP-binding protein, whose amino-acid sequence is MQMLQVQLEVGVDPAEVGRARRWARSRLVGSGIGADEPVAETLILLISELVTNAVVHTGCPAVLRMLFPAAPAAPVRVEVADTSVTPPAPRHAQRDETGGRGLELVDGLADRWGWQPEGAGKQIWCEVDRAAALR